The DNA region AGCCCtcccaacccccctcccccaccccattcaCTCAGCTTCATGGTGGGAGCCTGAATCTgctttacaggcttccctgtaaGGGGCGCCCCTAGCACTTAGCAGTTGGAGGAAGTGAATTCGGAGTGCTGCAGAGAAGGCTGATGAGAGGAGAGGCCTTTATAGGCATCACCCGTGCAATGAGGCCCAGCCCAGCGGTCCTTGGCAACACCCCAGCCTCAAGCGGGCCCCTTGGCAGGAGGGCCTGGCTGGGCCCCTCTCCAGCCACTCTCTGTGAGACAAAGGGCTGAGCAAACGAGCCCGAACTCTCCacctgtctctgcttctcaaaccCACACACACTTGATCATAAAATGAGcaggtgggagcagggagggggtcAAGGGTTAACCAGAGGCCCCTCAGCAATCACTTCAGGTCTCCATTGTTTTCTTCAGAAATCTTGGGAATTTTGCTTTTCACTCCTTGGTACATCAGAGTCTGATTTCCTAGAACCCAATTCCTTCCCCTCCTGGCACCGAGGGCCGGAGTACATCTGACAGCAGAGAGGGTCCCCTTCCTTTCTAGCCATGGCTTCCATCAAGCCCTGGCACAGTCCCTGTTCCCACAGACATGCTCCCCGCTCCTTACAAGGCAGCCTTCCTGTCCTCTCCTCCCGGATTGTACCGCCCACCGTGTCCCCAAAGTCCTCTGAACCTGACCTCCACTCTGTACCGCAGCCATTTGTTTCTCTGACTGCCTCAGGCTCCACGGTGGCCACCCTCTATGCCCCCAGTCCTCAGCACAGGCCTAGCCCTTAGGTGGACCACGCGgggaaaaatgagagaatgaatgaataggaAGGGCGGTGGCCACTCAGGGGCTGTTGTCTGCTTTCCAGAGATGTCCATACCCTAATCCGGGAAATCTGTGAACATGCTGCCTTAAAAGGCAAAAGGATTCCTTGCAGGAGTGTTTACATTAAAGATCTGGCAAAAGGAGGAAATTCTGCCCTGGACTGCAGATTCATCCTGGACCTGAAAGTTCTGCTGTCCCAGGCAGACAGCCTGGCTGGCAGACTTCACACCTGTCTGGCCCTCCCGCAGCTGCAGAAGCCAGTTCCTCACCATCAATCCATCCATCACTCAGTATTGTCCACTGAAGAAAAGCACAACCTCAAAGTTGAGAATTACTTTCTATTAATTCAGTGACCTTACTGAGACCAGTCCAAGAGCCAGTCTCTTGGGAGCTCTGCAGGgctgttccaaagaggtaaagGAGGAAACAGGATGTAGAGGAGTTTTtgctgaaaaaagaaacaaccccCAATCCCctctgggaaaaaaacaaaaaaacatgtagTAGAACATCAAATAATTACTGCTAATCAAAAATTTATGGTTACTGAAGGGGAAGGGGTGTGGTGGGATAAATTAGAGGTTTAGAATTAATAGataaacactactatatataaaataggtaactgacAAGGActtaccgtatagcacagggaactatactcagtattttgtaataacctataagataaaagaatctgactctttgtatatatacataacagAATCACTgtactatatacctgaaactaacatgatgttGGAAATCAACCACTCTTCAATGTAGAAAACTCAAGGAACACAGACGCTAGAAAGTTCTGTTTGTTTTCCTCCTGGGGTCCCCTCGAGGTGATATAGATCTTTGGTGAAATGCTCAGAGGGGCACCATGGAGGGATGCAGAAATCAGAGCGAGAGAGGTCATACGTGCCGCTGTGTCACAGCCTCTCCCCTCTACATGCCAACAAAGGACAGTTGGAGGGACAGCAAGAGGTCAGGGCTGGTGTCATGAACTAGGCTCCCTGATCATGTGATTGTTGGGCAAATAAAAAGGTGTTGGTTTCCTATTAAGGTTTTTAAAGATAAACGCAGAGGAAACAGATCTAGAGACATGAACAAATTGGTGACacttattctgtatttttaaaaaatactttttgaacAGTGGTACTTGAAGCTTTGTGATTCATCTTGAGCCAAGAGGGAGAATTTAGGGAAGAAAATGACATGTTTTGAATACAAGAGGGTTTAAGGATTTCTATtcctttgggaaaatggcatAGTCCAGACAATAGTCTAAAACAAGTCAGGAGAccacccagtttccccctctttGTCTTGCTTCCCCTCTAACACGGTGCCTTCTTCTCTTGGCCCCACACATGTCCCTGCTCCCACACTGTCCTGGTAAGGGCCAAGTCCAGCCCTCCTACAGACTCTCATAGGTCCGGATGAGCTCTTCCAATTTCTTCTCCAGCTCCTTGGCCATCTGCCTCATCCTTTCCGCTGACTCTGTCTTTGCCCCTTCGTGCAAGTGCTTTGCCTCTTTCACCAGGAAGGCCACATCCACCAGGAGGGCAGCACCTGCCGTGGCTGCACCCACGATCCGGCACTTTTGGTCATTGCCAGAGCCGTGCCTCCAAATGCTCTCTGCACCTGCTTGCTGCTTCGGGCGGAGACTTGCCCCACAGTCATGAAGCGCTTAGCGTGGGATGCTAAGCGAGGGTTGACTTTGGCCAGCTTGATGGCACGAACATTTTTCCCAATGCCTTTCAAGGCTTGGATGAGGTTCTTTGTAGAGGAAACGATCTGGGGTGTCCTCTTACATAAAACCTCTGCAAACACCTCCTCTTCATTGATAGCTATTGGCCCAAGGCGACTGGCTTCGGTTTCTGCTGATGACCTGCTTACGTGTTCCACAATGCTGGTggacacactggtcacagcagcCGCCGCTCCCAGCCCTAACCCAGTGGCCGAGAGTCCCAGACTGATGCCTGCTGTCATGGGTGCCAGAGCCAGGCCAAGGATGGTCAGGACGCCAGACACAGCGCCGGCAGAGCTGGCCACCACGTTGGTGACGGTGCAGTCCCTGTGCACCTTGTCGACCTTGTCTGCCAGCGCATGGAGCTTTGCTATGGTCTCCTCCAGCTCCTGTTTCACCCGAGGAAATTCCTCCAAAAACCTCTTCCTGTCCAGCTGGTCTTGTTGTGGCCTGTCTTGGTCCTCCTCTACCAAGTCTGTTTTCAGCTCCAGCAGATATTCATGTAGTACATTTGCCTCTTCCCTGTAACAGTGAACATCAGAGGAGTCCATAAAATAGGCTTGACAAGAGCTATCCTGCGTAAACCACAGATATTTTATTACAAATCACAAGGAAAGaattttacaaatgtaaaatgtTTTTCAACATTAAACATGTTTGGATATTGTAGACGCTCCATATACTTTATTCAGTCATGGAAAAAATTGGCAAAGGTCATCTTAGAATATGCTTAACTTCAGGGAGGTATTTGATAAAGATGCCTCAGAGGCAGGTCAACACCAACACTTCCAAAGGGTTTCTAGAGTGGGAACGccacagagaaacaaagagaagtgGGATTGGAGGAGAAAACCTTCATTCAAGGGTCTGAGTGTCTAGTGAGGAGTCAACCTGCTCTTTGCCCTTGGCTACTGGAAAGTGGTCCTTAAGCCCCTAGACTATTCTGGCTGATAGGAATGTCCTCCTCCACTTGGGACTTTAGACACTGGACAGTCTGGCAAAGTGACGTAATGGGGCCTTGGGTCACATGGTATCAGTTCTGACCTCTGGAGGAGCTGGACTCTAGGGCATTAGTCTGACCTCTGGGTGGGGGCTGGAGAAAACAGGTCAGGATAACTTTTTGTTAAATAGGGTGAGGGTCCCTGGTGGGCAGTGTTCCGTGTGTCCTGCCACACACTGAATCCAGGACAGTAATGCATCCTGATGAAAATGGAAGCTTCGTGTGTGAAACCCACCCAGACTGCCCTGTGGCTGATGGGAACCTTCATCCTTCCCTGTAATAAACTGTAACTGGGATCATGAAGCTTTCAGTGAGTTCTGTGCATCCCTTTAGGGAATTCTCAGACCTTCGAGTAGCTTTGGGAACCCCCAAACTTGCCATTGGTGTCTAATGTAAGGACAGTCCTGGGGACTGTGCCCTTGCAATTTACAGATTGGCTAACTCAGTGTACATAGAATTTTTTTGAAACACATTACTCAGAGCTATAAGGACCCGTGAAGGTCATTTTGCCTGGCATCTGCTCTCCCCCAAGCCTGGTAACCTTGGCCTTCCCCAGTTGCAGGTCACTCAGTCTATCCACTGCCCCAAGTGACAGAGAACCAGGAGATGTGCTGTGAGCCTGTTTCCCTTGGACTCTCCAGCCCACCTCCCTGACTCCTGACCCAGCACCCAGCACCCTGACTTCTCAGGGATCACCAGTCTAACTCACACTTTATCTGTGACAACTTCAACTACCTGCCCTCCAAGTCTATGTACAACTTTATGGAACCTCAAAAGATTCAAGAGACTCGAGGAAACACCCATCTGAATGGCTGAGCTTGAAGAGACCAGCACTTGCAGAGATGGTAGAGGAAGTGTTTTCCTCTGGTGGGGATGTGTGAGGCTCCTGAGAATCCCTCAAATGACACACAATCACAGCCACTCATTGTGAC from Bos mutus isolate GX-2022 chromosome 5, NWIPB_WYAK_1.1, whole genome shotgun sequence includes:
- the LOC102282962 gene encoding apolipoprotein L2, whose translation is MSSEDRRKSSESENFFEDIIQYLKDSVSREQLELLLTEKEAWETFVAEADLSREEANVLHEYLLELKTDLVEEDQDRPQQDQLDRKRFLEEFPRVKQELEETIAKLHALADKVDKVHRDCTVTNVVASSAGAVSGVLTILGLALAPMTAGISLGLSATGLGLGAAAAVTSVSTSIVEHVSRSSAETEASRLGPIAINEEEVFAEVLCKRTPQIVSSTKNLIQALKGIGKNVRAIKLAKVNPRLASHAKRFMTVGQVSARSSKQVQRAFGGTALAMTKSAGSWVQPRQVLPSWWMWPSW